The proteins below are encoded in one region of Hordeum vulgare subsp. vulgare chromosome 3H, MorexV3_pseudomolecules_assembly, whole genome shotgun sequence:
- the LOC123439602 gene encoding rapid alkalinization factor-like, producing MARIGVAVLALLAAAAAVACLPAPASAGEQDSMLLSRTATCDGAVGECGVDEDEEMGTGAAGTGEALRRSLARKPTARYISYAALRADQIPCNKRDKSYYTNCGSMQQMNPYTRGCSAITRCARNMV from the coding sequence ATGGCCCGTATCGGCGTCGCAGTGCTCGCGCTCCTGGCGGCCGCCGCGGCGGTCGCCTGCCTGCCGGCCCCGGCCTCCGCGGGCGAGCAGGACTCCATGCTCCTGTCGCGCACGGCTACCTGCGACGGGGCCGTCGGGGAGTGCGGCGTAGACGAGGACGAGGAGATGGGGACGGGCGCCGCCGGCACCGGCGAGGCCCTGCGCCGGTCGCTGGCGCGGAAGCCGACGGCCAGGTACATCAGCTACGCGGCGCTGCGCGCCGACCAGATCCCCTGCAATAAGCGCGACAAGTCCTACTACACCAACTGCGGCTCCATGCAGCAGATGAACCCCTACACGCGCGGCTGCTCCGCCATCACGCGCTGCGCCCGCAACATGGTCTGA